A genomic window from Vanessa cardui chromosome Z, ilVanCard2.1, whole genome shotgun sequence includes:
- the LOC124543358 gene encoding uncharacterized protein LOC124543358: protein MRIMVTLIYITVIELLYLSEINCNKRYLDPSIKYTEQKYFSNILDKMARLEEKSLFDERRSRRADMSQMKLLYDALSDQISAAQFKKWLRQEDIDGPDEASVKENLEKLVENELINALSKKSSAILDKPYVQKKGRNDFLVIKTELRDPFVTIVPNDIYYNSEKKCINWMDDCNQKGLRERLLQKVNSPYK, encoded by the exons ATGAGAATTATG GTAACGTTGATTTACATAACAGTAATAGAATTGCTATATTTATCGgaaataaattgcaataaacGATATTTGGATCCATCCATTAAATACacagaacaaaaatatttttctaacatCTTGGACAAAATGGCTCGTTTGGAAGAGAAATCTTTATTCGATGAAAGACGATCTAGACGTGCTGACATGAGCCAAATGAAGCTTTTGTATGACGCACTGTCAGATCAGATAAGCGCagcacaatttaaaaaatggctTCGACAGGAAGATATTGATGGTCCGGACGAAGCATCCGTGAAAGAAAATTTAGAAAAATTGGtagaaaatgaattaataaatgcCTTATCCAAAAAATCATCAGCCATTTTGGATAAGCCGTATGTACAAAAAAAGGGAAGAAATGACTTCTTGGTTATCAAAACAGAATTGAGAGATCCGTTTGTGACAATTGTACCgaatgatatttattacaattccGAAAAGAAATGCATTAACTGGATGGATGATTGCAATCAAAAGGGCTTGCGCGAGAGATTGTTGCAAAAAGTCAATTCTCCTTACAAGTAG